A stretch of the Luteimonas sp. JM171 genome encodes the following:
- the phhA gene encoding phenylalanine 4-monooxygenase, whose protein sequence is MSIQPRRVENLHTDKGKVPVYATGVVEQPWDDYSDDDHQTWATLYARQREILPGRACREFLEAQDAMGMTADRIPKFSDLNVELRRATGWELIGVEGLLPELDFFDHLANRRFPVTWWIRRPDQIDYIEEPDLFHDLFGHVPLLMNPMFSDYMQAYGRGGLKAHGIGAEALQALTRLYWYTVEFGLINTPEGMRIYGAGIVSSKGESIYSLESDAPNRIGFDVERIMRTRYRIDTFQKTYFVIDSFEQLMRGTEPDFTPIYARLAKADSIPAGDVLDTDRVFQRGTGEGWATDADV, encoded by the coding sequence ATGAGCATCCAGCCACGCCGCGTCGAGAACCTGCACACCGACAAGGGCAAGGTGCCGGTGTACGCCACCGGCGTGGTCGAGCAGCCCTGGGACGACTACAGCGACGACGACCACCAGACCTGGGCCACGCTCTACGCGCGCCAGCGCGAGATCCTGCCCGGGCGCGCCTGCCGCGAGTTCCTCGAGGCCCAGGACGCGATGGGCATGACCGCCGACCGCATCCCGAAGTTCTCCGACCTCAACGTGGAGTTGCGCAGGGCCACCGGCTGGGAGCTGATCGGGGTGGAAGGGCTGCTGCCGGAGCTGGATTTCTTCGACCACCTGGCCAACCGCCGCTTCCCGGTGACCTGGTGGATCCGGCGTCCGGACCAGATCGACTACATCGAGGAGCCCGACCTCTTCCACGACCTGTTCGGCCACGTGCCGCTGCTGATGAACCCGATGTTCTCGGACTACATGCAGGCCTACGGGCGGGGCGGGCTGAAGGCGCACGGGATCGGCGCCGAGGCGCTGCAGGCGCTGACCCGGCTGTACTGGTACACGGTGGAGTTCGGGCTGATCAACACGCCCGAAGGGATGCGGATCTACGGCGCCGGGATCGTGTCGTCCAAGGGCGAGTCGATCTACAGCCTGGAGAGCGATGCGCCCAACCGGATCGGCTTCGACGTGGAGCGGATCATGCGCACCCGCTACCGCATCGACACCTTCCAGAAGACCTATTTCGTGATCGACAGCTTCGAGCAGCTGATGCGCGGGACCGAACCGGACTTCACCCCGATCTACGCGCGGCTGGCGAAGGCCGACTCGATCCCCGCCGGCGACGTGCTCGACACCGACCGCGTGTTCCAGCGCGGCACCGGCGAAGGCTGGGCCACCGACGCGGACGTGTAG